The genomic stretch GACCCTATCCTCTACTTCTACCTGTCCCATTCCTTCAGACAGAGGCTCACAGAGGCCTTCCAACCCAGACGGAACAGTTCTTACACCTTGGCCCAGAACCCAGTGCAGACGCAACAGCTGTTAGCTGAGGGAGAAATACAGGACCCTCTTCAGAGCTCGCAATGCAAAACAGATGAACAGGAGAAAACACTGTAGGGCATACAGTGAGTGGGGGAACTGGAAAGTGTTTTAAacaaagagagcaagagagagagagagataacagcCCACACTGAAAGTCACGCAAGTGTGGCGAGGAGATGACTGTGCCAGACTGACtgacaaaaccagaaaaaaatgctttgacaTGTATTGGTTAACtctgtaatttaatttttaaaaccacagacttCCAGTTTAAGGCTGGTGTCTCAGCATTGTAAGATTATCTCCAGTGCTGCAACTGTGCCCTTGAAATAGCAGCATTATGTAAGACGTATTGCTGCCAAAAGATCCTGGACAatgctgaaaatatgaaattagcCAGCTGTGAAACAGACCCACATCAGAGCCATGGCACATGGAACTATGTGAGACGAGTTTGAATGAATGCTTtcgtaaaataaatttaaaatgtgcagatTATTTGCGAGAAGAGATATGAATAATTTTTTCAGAGGAAACctgtatttttcttattatcACCTAAGTCATAGAATTTTTGttcatatatattatacatacacgcatacacacacgcaaccatGCATCTTCCATACATGCCTGCATATACACAAGGACacataataattacataatattttataataaccTTAATAATATAAGGAGAAGAATATGCGATCAATTTATGACAACACTAAGGAAGGATTTCAAAGCAAAGCCTGAAGTTGATAGGAGCCTGTAGCCTCACCATCACAGTACTGACCTATACAATTTCAGTATTTCGTACAGCATCACAACAGGAAGTCTGAGaaggaaataaaaccattgtgaGGCCATTTTCTCTTCAGTTACTGTGGCTGATGTTCTCTGAAATGTATCatgaaaaggaacagaaaaccAGTTTGAGCCACAAAATAGACAACCACAACTTAAAAATGTTGAACTAAAAATCCCTCAGTACACACACTTCCATACTAAATttttcactcaaacacactcgcatgcacacacacacacacatatgtgcatacacactcataaCTGAACATGTAGGGGTTACAGGTTCCATTCCCAAATTATTTACTGgtatggtttaaaaataaatattcacaaatatttttgattaaataaGCCACATGAGATACAGtataaaggcatattttttcttcatttggctctgcactccacaatttttagatttgtaataaaacatttcatatgtggttaaagtaaaaattctcagcttttattttagaGTATTTTTATActctttggtttcaccatgtcgaaattacagaaatgtttacaCATACCCCCCATTTCAGGCTGACATAACGTTTGGGGcatatgaatgaaaatgaaagtagtcatgtttagtactttgtcgcatatcgttgcatgcaatgactgagTCCGTGACCCCTAGACGTCACCAGGTGCTGATTATATTTTctgatgatgctctgccaggcctctgcAGCCATCTTTATCTCCgacttgtttcaggggctagctGCCTGAACTTTTCTCTTCAGCAGAAGAGACGcatgttcaattgaattcagatTGGGCGAATCACTTGGCCAGTCAATAATTTTCCAggttttggttttgaaaaactcctttgttacttttgcagtatgtttgggatcattgtcttacgGTAGGATGACGTGCAGACCAACGAGTTTGGAAGCAAATGGTTGAAagtgagcagataagatgttagCAATTTCATCATAAATTAAGAGAAGTGAGCCGGTACATGTGGCAGCCATAAATGCcgaaaccataacacccccaccactaTGTTtcagaggtgagggggggggggtgctttggagcttgggcatttccttttggccaccacactttgctcttgccatcactttgATAAAAGTAAATTTTGTCTCATTTGTCCACaggacctttttccagaactctgcaggcttttTTACGTACTTCTTAACCATCTGTAACCTGGCCGTCCTGTATTTTCAGCTGACTAGtgtatcttgcagtgtagcctctgtagttctaaTCAtcaagtcttctgcagacagtagttaCTGACACCTCcagcctcctgaagagtgtttctgatctgtcaaaCTGGTGTTGAAGAGTTCTTGTTTGTCATGGTGACAATTCTTCAGTCATAGGTCTTCCttggtcttccttggcctaccaggcccttttgCGATGACTGAGttcatcagtgctctctttcttcttgatGTTCCAAACATTTGATTTTGGTAGGTCGAAGGTATGGCCTATGTCTCagactgtttctgtttcttatcACTCAGCCTCACAATGGCACAATAACAGACTTCAAAGGCAATCGAAAGCCTAGAGAATCAAGAACTGAAATCTCTCTTATACATGCGCTGAGGAGGCAAataaacacacctgactaatcagaaacacccatGAAGCCGTTTGTCCAAAACATTGCGGtaaatgggggggactatgtataaaaagtgttgtaatttctacatgacaaaaccaaaatgtatacaaatacactttaataaaagctgagaatctgcactttaacatcTGGACATGTGAGTtgttcattacaaatctaaaatacagagtgaaattaagaaaaaatatgcctttgtcccaaacattttggaacTCACATAGAAAGTCAAAGCTGTGCCATGCGCTGTTCAGTATTAAGGTGCTGAAATGTCTGGAACAAGTTATTTGTCCTATAGGCCTATTGTATATACTCAGTAGTACACTGTATTTTGCAACAAAGGGAGCGTTTATTATATTGCCGCAAGAGCAACATCGTCCCATTAACCAATTACTATTAAAGGCAACTCTCTCCTATATGTCCAATCAGACTGAAGGTCACCGAGGCTGGAGGCTCTGATCACATCCTCCGGAGAGCTCCCAGAAATATAAACCTTTGGTTACTTAGAGACGGTGCGCAGCGAAAACGACCCGTGTAATTTTATACAGAGAGGACATTTTAGAACCCTAACAAGGCGTTGGGCACCTTTAACTAATTCGCGAGAACTGCTATTCAAAGAACCCAATGTATTTCCTAAGGAATTGTTTTCCTCAATATGTGAGAAGACAGTTAACCTAGTCTATTCATGGAACTGTTGTGATCACCAGGAGGCAAAGTGAGCGAGATGCTTCAACACAAGGACTATTAATGAAACGTTTCCCGTCAGTTCGGCTTGAACACCAGATGAACCAACATGCCGAGTCgccaaaagaaaataatattttgtttagcTGGTCTTTTCAGTTTTGCCTGTGTCCTGGTTGTCGCAGCTGCCATGGGAACACAATTTTGGGTGAAGGGAACCGTTCTATGTAAAACCGGTGCTCAACTGGTCAACGCCACTGGACCCGAACTGGACAAATTCGTTGGCAAGATAAGCTACGGTCTTTTCCACGGACAGAGAGTGAAGCAATGTGGGCTTGGTGGGAGACCCTTCCGGTTCTCCTGTAAGTAAAACGCGCACCCGTGTAACTCATGAATGTAGTAAAGAAAACTGTATATTTAAAGACTACTGCGAAACGTGAAAATCGTGTTGTCTTTTCAGGGCATTTATTATTCAAAGCCAATTACAATTCAACCAGCATTCAGTCGGCTGATGAATTATTCAACAGAGGGGAAAAGCTATAGCCTATAAGGTTTAGCCGGCGGAGctattatttatcttttaattaTATCTGGAGCCGGCAAGATATATTATCGTCCTctcaaataaaacagcagaccAGTTGACAGTTTAAGACAAATAAGGTCAATAGGCCTATATTGTTGTGTTATGAATGGTGAAGACACGGCTGAGCTTTACTGTCTCCTAGTTCAGAAGAGTTGTAGATCGCTTTTATGCTCTCACCCCTGATTCAAACATAGGTTGAGTGACTTTACACATTTGTCTCAAAATATCGTCGTGACTGCGTGGTTCAACGGTCCGTGTTTGAAGAACGAGACTTTTGGGAGCCTGAATGATGCGTGTATGTGCCTATATGAAGTCGAATAGCTTATAGAATGAATGTGGTGAAGTAGAGCATGGTTATTTGAAAGAGTAACACAGAGATAAATGAAACATCTAGTAATTAACTGTGAGTATGGTAAGGTAATTGCCAGTTTTTCATGCTCTTGCATTAGCCACGAAGTACCTTCTGggtgcactgtaaaaaaaataaaataaaaaaaacacacacaacaacaacattcaAGCTTGATCTACTTACATACGGTTCCCTGCTGTCTTAAAATCATGAGTAAACTCCACTTCAAACTAAGCTTTGTTTTCACTTctgaaataaagctgaaaaagttAATGTGATTTAAAAGTCTTCATTGTGCTCATATAGTGTGCTTTGTAACCATTTAACTAATGATCACTTGTTGTTGAAACTTGATACTCTGATTTAGtacaaaataatgattttattattcACATAACAGCACTAATTGCATTGGGTGAGTTATAGGTCTTTTGTTTGTTATCACATTCTATAGCAATTTGGGATGAgccatacattttcttttcatttacataCTTCAATAACTCATGCTCATTTAGCAACAAGAAGAATGTCTTTATGAAGCGCAATGCAAAGGGGGCCATTTCCAACATAGCAAACTCCCCCATGGTGCTAATTCACAATTACCTCAGTAATTATCTACATGAGGGTGATGAAGGTAGTTTCAGATAACTTGAGTTGCATGGACATTGACTCAACTAAAACGTTGAGCTTGatatttaaacatttccatGATATATTAAGTTGAAGAGAATAAACAAGTGGACACGATCGAAAGAGGGCTGTTGATTTTTAGTGATCATGCAGTAGCCTGCAGTACCCGACACAATGACGAATTTCTGATACCAATTTCAATACCAAACAATACGctttttgtggggtttttttttttttttttcgttaaTGAGTTTTTGGAATTTTGTCAAAACTGAAACATTCTTTCTGCTTGACTTGAAACTGACCACTTAGCCTATTGTTGAACAAGAATGGGCTGTTTCCATGAGTGCATTCAGAGCGGAGCGGCCTGGTTGGCTTCGGGTCCCACGTAAATCAACACCCGATAAAGATGCATTCTTTGGACAGAAGAAGAGTGAGCTTGAGTTGAATCCAAAGTTGCTTGTTAATCAACAACGTGTATAAACGTGTACACCGTTTCAGTCATCGCGGAAGCGTCTATGCGCGTCGGAACTGGGTCAGGTTTTTTCCTAACCACAGTTAGACCGATATAATTGGTTTTATGTGAATAGTTTAAAATTCTCTGCAAATTCCGGTGTTTAAATCTGTCGTTTTCCCTACAGTTTCCAAATGTATCAGAACAATAAGGAAATCTGATTGCTgacttgaaatgtttttacaaacCAACAAAATTGTGCTgtccctttaaaaacaaaactgtgaaaatgaatcatGCTGAGGTTAAATGCAGTTTCACATACTAAAGTAGGTCTACTTGGTATAGTTAGAAGTAAAAGTATCCAAAGCCATGTGGTCATAAAACTGAGATATACCTGCCAATTATGCTTTGCTTAATTGTTGCTACCGGGTAATTTATGTACtacttcattgttttgttttaagatTAATGGAAGGTTTCTGTCTAGAACTCAAATGCATTGAACGGCCGAATGAATTTACCGATGCCCATATTGTTTACTTCAGGAGAAATGAAGACACAAAATCCCATCCAGATGTGTACTAGCCAGTAATTAGTGAGTGGTACCCATAACATATAGATTTATACTGTAATAGCTTCTGGGGtgattcagctctaacagaatTAATGTTACGTCCGCACTGGATAAAAGGTAGCCTGTTCCAGTTCTGTAAAATGTACTCCAGCAGAATGATTTTAACAGAGAGCAATTTGCTGTGCGACTATTATTGTGATCTGTTGTACTTTCAGACTCATGAGTGATCATGAATATGGGGGCATTTGTTTCTGGGGGAAGTTGGCCTTGAATGGAAAAACAGCCACATTCCTTCACAGACTGTAAAGACGGCCGCTAGACCAAAACAGTAGAAATTgaatgacaaatacattttgtcctattttattataaatgtgcTGATGGTCTTTATATTGATGCTAGTTTCTGAGAAGCACTCACAGTAACATCATCATGTTTCGCAGTATTTTTGTCACCgccctccatttctctctgttttctctgtttttttttctcgggtGCTAGTTTTTCCCCACCTGTTGGACGTGATCCCTGCGAGTCTCCACATCAGCGTGATCCTCTTCTGCTCCGTGCTCATCGTCTTCTCCTCCGTGGCGTCGGCGTTCTTCATGTACAACGCTTTCGGCAGTCCTTACGAAACACTGCACGGCCCCCTGGGCCTGTACCTGTGGAGCTTCATCAGCTGTGAGTACACgcgtctgcacacacacatgcgttgTACAGCAGGCGTGCTTCACAACCATATGGCCGTGCACAACCAGCGTACATCATGTGTGTgcagcatacagcacacagtacacacaaacatatgcatatacagcaTACCGtctacagacgcacacacaaataaacactcaAAATATACATCACACATGCAACATACAccttacatactgtatgttggcACACTCAACAAAATCTCTCTTTTACctatacaaaaaaacacacacacacacacaccattgacACTTGGACAGGTAATTGGCAtgtattcagccaagccattgGCAATCCATGTGATACAAAATGTTAAGTGTTGGAGGTAGAATGAGAGCTCTAGCACCCAGGGTAATTCCCAGGGTAGGTATTTTTAGTACCGTATGGGAGGAATCCTTATAATCGCCCCTCCTACTTCACATGCTGTTTATTGCCATTGTGTCTCATGCAAAATGGTATCCTAAAAAATGGGACCACGTGCTTTAAAAGGGAACATtgttctcatttcattttcatttattttcaatgcaGTCGTTGGGtttcaaaaaaacattgcaagGGGTGTGTTTGAACTCAATTTGGCCAGGGTCCAGTCCAGTGCAGCATCTTTTCTGCAGCCTACCTGTCCTTTGATGAGGTCTGTCCTGGACTTTATTATAACATTGCTGTATTATATATGAAAAGACCAGTGCAGTGCAGCTGGATGGCAATAACCAGTGTTCTCCCTCACAGGTTTTTGCAGCTGCCTCGTGATGATCCTCTTTGCCTCCGAGGTGAGGCTCCACCGATTGTCAGAAAAGATCGCCAACTACAACGAGGGCAGCTTTGTGTACAAGACCTACACGGAGCGGTTTGACCGCTCCTTCTGGATGATCTTTTTCACCTTCCTCGCGCATACCCTCGACATCCTCCTTGTCCGCATGGCTGGAGTCCAGTTTCCCTTCCAGGAGGCCAAAGAGGCGGACATGAACACGGGGGCCGTGGATCTCATGTACTGATGGCCCGTTGTTTCGGGGGCCCCTGACTTGGTGGTACTGTGACACCGGGCTTCTGCTGTTACCTGTGCTCAATAGGCGTCTTACAGCATCAGTTTTTCCGGTCCGTTCACTCGATGAAGGACAAGGCAAATCCGACCCTCTTAAGCCACTAATTTCCCTTTCACACAGACTGTCTGTCCTTCACATGACAACTAGAGACAGTTTCCAGGCAGGTGATGTATGAAAACTGTCTTAAATCATTAtgcggcgggcgggggggtctACATTTTCCATTGCAATTGAGAGCtagtaattacagcacagttTGTCATTGCAGAAGACCAGCTCAGATTAATTATCACTCTTTTTAGATTATGCTTATCCTGTGACAGTATTCCTTCCAAGTTTGCTTATCACTAGACATTTGAATAGATAGAAACCACAAAAGACTGAACTCTAAATGTGACGTGTCCTGTTTCGAGATTGTTGTTCCGAAGGCGAGCATTTCCTGCGATGCACAGTAAATCAAACATATATTACCGATTTGTATGCAGCATTTGTGCAATGGAAATAAGGAAGATTGTATTGTTGTTATTCATCTAAATCTCTCTTTCTGCCGTCATTATATTACAGATGTGAGGCAGTGTATCAGGAGTTTCATTTGTTCACAAACCTGTACAAAATGTGCCAATAGTTATAATGTTTGGGATTTGTAGTCAATCGTTGACTTTTATACCATTTCCTGAGCAAAAGAGATTGGCTGATTCTCATTTTTATAGTTGTGTTGTATGAAATGGTTGTTCATATTTTCTATGAAAGCTGTAAGTGCTGCAGTTTCTCCTTTGCGACACAGGAGAACATTTATGAACTGTagtcagactcagactcagactcatgcaaaatgaattaaatatggtGAACTGACTTCCTCTTTCTGTCGTGTTCATGTTCTAACTgacaatcaaatcaaattaagctttaagataagataaaaatgTCAAGCGCGTGGtcatatgtttttaattgttccACAGGGGTAAATCTGGTTGTGGCATAACTATTTTAAGAGATAGAATCATAGGTCCATTAGAAAATGATTGCCATTTTCTGGGGTGAAAATACCAGACTCCTccaaaatgaatataattaacctggggcctcatttataaaacagccATACACATATTTGATTGCAAACTGTGTCTGATTAAATCCACATCAGTATTGGTATTTGAAAATCTTGAAGTTGACATGAAAATGTGCTTACCTCCAAGTTCGGTCCAGACCATGCATGTGAACCCAACTGCTGTATTGCAGGCATaatacttttctttctttgcttgCCTACCATTTTCAATTGCAGCTTCTTCAATGTAACTGTGGAATGATTTATAAAGGAAAAGGAGACATAGTAAGTCAGCATATAAAGCCAACTGAAGGCATTCACAGGCCGGAGCACTTAAGCTCACGCAAATCATGATTCAAGCATACTAACATATACATTATTTgtattctaattttttttatttgagcacAAGGCCAAATTTAGTGTAAAATCCAcgcttattttaaaaacaaggcttaccctgtttttttttcctgtttctgtctttCAAGAAGTAATGTACACTAGAGGGTAGTGTTGTCCAATATCCTGTATTATCTATAGCGTCAAACCAAAGCAGGACGAAATATACCAGGAAGAAATAAAAGGTTATTCTCTTAAGCAGCTCAAAAgcatttctgtgttctgtgcagtaGAGCCAATGTACAGATTAGCACACAGAGAAAATATATGCATTGTACAGGTATCGCTAAGATACAGTGTTGCTATGGAGGTCAGGTGATTATACTCATTAATCACATTGCATGCcagacacacccacccacagcacagcagGAGCCTGGTAAAGGTCCTGAATTCAGCAAGTTTGTGTGTTAGGCATTATTACCTCCTGAATATGCAGCACCACCCAGCACAGAAGCCTATAAACACTGCTTGCTTTCTTTTCACACAGCTACTAGCCTCCCCAAACTCAATGTATAGTTTCTGAGCTACTGCTGCAAACATCATCTATAACGCACCTGTCTGTCCGCTTGTCCACCTGTCTGAATTTTCTCTCCGTGAGGAACAACAAGATTCAAGGTAAATTTTTAATCCTTTGAATTTTCTGTATTGCAGTACTGATAAATGGCATGAGTGTTTTAGTGAGCGTTGTATTGGGGACTGGGGAACTGCAGTCCCAGATTCTCTAAGACATTCAATGCATACTATAGGCTTCTCTTATCATCAGAAAGCATACAGTGGACTTTtcatatttagatttatttatttttttataaatgtgccACTTACCAAGTCTTTGTTTTTATGAGTCTTATGAGTTTTTACTGAGTACATGCAATGCAAAGATACAGGAAGACTATATGGATTACATTCTACATGCAGTTTAATATAGATTCTAtagacatttttttgctttgttgccATTTAATGTCTGAGGTTCAGTCAGATTTTGTGCATGTGGCCTATTATGAATACTATGTGGAATATGACAAGTGTCAGATCCCACTTACCCAGATTATATTTCCTTGTTGGGTTTGTTAGCTGTATTCCTGAAGACTCAGCATTTACTGTCTAATAGCAGGAGCTTATTTGATTACATTTCCTTGTTAACGGGAGCATATTTGATTACTTTTCCTTTCTGAGGAGTACATGGAGAAAACCAGGGTCCATCAAGGGCAAGTGGAAAGTCTGGGCTACATCATTATATAATGATTAAAGAATTGGGCAAGAGATCAAAATATTGCAGGTCCACTTCCCAGGTCAAGGATAATATAGTGGAATGCATGACTCCCATAAGCATCCTTAATAGTTTTACCAATGGTGTAAATGGTCTTGGTGCATcagccaaaaaaataagaacaggTTATTTTGTGGATGTAATCCAAACCTTCAGTTCTTTTATGTCACAACTTAAATGTGGAGCTAtgccacacgcacgcacacacacacacacatgcacaaatgcacacacacacacacacacacacacacacacacactatttagAAAAGTGTCAACAACCCATCTGGTAAAAATGCATAGCTATAATAGGAGTGATGGAACTCTGAGCAGCAGGAATGTCAGTCTAGATCCCAGCACAGCTGTCTGTACTTTGACAGTTCTATTGATTGTATCAACCAACGGTGTAACTTCAGTTTGAATATTAGGGGGACATAAATTATGCCCTTGAGGCGAAATAATATCTTGAAAAGTGAAACATCAGAGGTTCCCTTCCACACTGAGGTTAACATTGTGTATTCTGGATTAATTATTGTTTATACTTGCATAGTATATTATTGAGAATACTATGTGCACTACATCTGCTTAATCCAAAGGGGATTGTGgcaacaaataaacacaaaagacattacaataacaataacaatagccCATTGTATTGATGTTATGTAAATCTGAGAGAGGGTGAGTATATTAGCACtgctttccatctctctcttgtTCATTTGGCAAATTACAGGAATTAATGCAGGAGAGTTCAGACTTAAACGTCTGATTTCAGTATCTGTGAACGTGTAGAATTGGCTAAAATGTTTGATTGTTGGACTGATTTTTCAAAGCAGCGTATGAAGCGTAAaatacattctttaaaaaaatagctgCTGTTTGTGCTCACATACGGAATTTTAGTAATATCAACAGTCACTGTCATGCGTTCATGGCCCATCACACTC from Anguilla anguilla isolate fAngAng1 chromosome 12, fAngAng1.pri, whole genome shotgun sequence encodes the following:
- the clrn1 gene encoding clarin-1 isoform X1; amino-acid sequence: MPSRQKKIIFCLAGLFSFACVLVVAAAMGTQFWVKGTVLCKTGAQLVNATGPELDKFVGKISYGLFHGQRVKQCGLGGRPFRFSFFPHLLDVIPASLHISVILFCSVLIVFSSVASAFFMYNAFGSPYETLHGPLGLYLWSFISCFCSCLVMILFASEVRLHRLSEKIANYNEGSFVYKTYTERFDRSFWMIFFTFLAHTLDILLVRMAGVQFPFQEAKEADMNTGAVDLMY
- the clrn1 gene encoding clarin-1 isoform X2 → MSAFRAERPGWLRVPRKSTPDKDAFFGQKKIFPHLLDVIPASLHISVILFCSVLIVFSSVASAFFMYNAFGSPYETLHGPLGLYLWSFISCFCSCLVMILFASEVRLHRLSEKIANYNEGSFVYKTYTERFDRSFWMIFFTFLAHTLDILLVRMAGVQFPFQEAKEADMNTGAVDLMY